From Salmo salar chromosome ssa09, Ssal_v3.1, whole genome shotgun sequence:
TATCACTAATGATGCGTACACCAGATGATATAGTGCACTTCACAGGGAataaggttccatttgggacgcatccagaATGTTATGTTTGACATTTCTGACATGTTCCTATCCGTGTCGTTGTCTAGGTGTGCCCACGCCGACGGCAGAGATTCTCCACCACACGCTGAGTATGCTGGTCCGGGAGAGGAAGATCTACCCCACACCAGAGGGCTACTTCATCGTCACGCCCCAGACCTACTTCATCACGCCCTCTCTCATCAGGACCAGCTCCAAATGGTACCACCTGGATGAGAGGATACCTGACcgccagcaacaacaacaacagcaacaacaacaacaacagtgtacctcccccctctctggaACCATCACCCCCTCCACTTCTGGCTGTGTCAGGGACAGGTCCCATCCTAAGAACCATGGAGACTCCTATAATAGTTACCGTGACGACCCCCCCAGCCACCATACCACCCTCACCAGGAAGTCCCCTAAGGAGCACCGAGAGGCCTACTCTCCCCACTCCCCTCACTCACCCCACTcccctcacacacccacacagacccaGCCCCAGCCTACCTCCACGGAGAAGACCCGGAGCACCCTCAGCTTCCCCTTCAAGTCGGACACCCTGACCAAGCACCGTGAGGGGGGCAGCAGCGGGGAGAAGCAGTCCAAGAAGTTTGGCCTCAAGCTGTTCCGGCTGAGCTTCAAGAAGGACAAGACCAAGCAGCTGGCCACCTTCTCGGCCCAGTTCCCCCCGGAGGAGTGGCCTCTGCGGGACGAGGAGACGCCCACGGCCGTGCCGCGCGACGTGGAGATGGAGATCATCAGGCGGATCAACCCGGACCTGACGGTGGAAAACGTGGCGAGACACACGGCCGTGATGAagaggctggaggaggagagggctcaGAGGAGCAAGGCCAGCTCGTCAGCCCAGCACAGCGCACGCAGCAGGAGGAGCCGCGGACACCGCAAGCCCCAAGGCAAGCCGTCGCGCTCCCACAGTAAGACCCGCGCCTCCCGCGGAGACCCCTCTGAGGGATCCAACCTGGACCTGGGGGCTGAGAGGGGCTACCGGGCTTACAGCTCCTCCCTGGCGCGCTCGCCACGGGACGCCTCCTTCTCCATGGAGCGCAGCCGTGCCCGACACCTGGCCCACAGCAACCCAAACATCATGGAGTCCCACCTGCCCATCACCCCGGAGTGGGACGTGTCGGGAGAGCTGGCCAAGAGGAGGACGGAGATGCCCTTCCCCGAGCCCTCGCACGGGCCGTCCCACTCCAAGGTGCACCGCAGCCACAGCCACACGCAGGAGAGGAAGTCGCGCAACGAGCGCTCGGACAACAAGGCCAAAGAGCGCTCCCGCTCCATGGACAACTCCAAAGGGCCCCTAGGGGCCGGGCAGATTGGGCCCCCGGACTACTTTGAGCGCAGCCCtgatgagagggacagagacaggagccGCTACTACACCGATGACGGGACCTTGAGGGCCTCAGCCCAGGCCACCCAGTACTCCCACTCGCGGGCCACGCCCCCTGCTGCTAAGTTGGCCACACCTCCTGCTGCTAagttaacctctgacccctgtgGGCccgatggagggagaacacttgAAAATAACAAAAGTAGAGACCGTTTACCTGCCTACGACAGCCAGAAGGCTTATTCTCCTAAACACATGGCTGAGGACTATTTCCAGTGCAATGCATCCACTGAGGCGGTCCTC
This genomic window contains:
- the LOC106612013 gene encoding storkhead-box protein 2 isoform X1, whose product is MESFLQIAPHSLAIVLTRIGKGDSTGVSESEELPRHHTGYEIFADFKAENTQHVWNQRISDAISDTFFLGWIDEHVLLIQGKEDHLEVLREGWMRRSLNPPRGFHIKYLGDVSPISMSPISQSQFIPLGEVLCLAISAMNSARKPVTQEALTEHLATCFPGVPTPTAEILHHTLSMLVRERKIYPTPEGYFIVTPQTYFITPSLIRTSSKWYHLDERIPDRQQQQQQQQQQQQCTSPLSGTITPSTSGCVRDRSHPKNHGDSYNSYRDDPPSHHTTLTRKSPKEHREAYSPHSPHSPHSPHTPTQTQPQPTSTEKTRSTLSFPFKSDTLTKHREGGSSGEKQSKKFGLKLFRLSFKKDKTKQLATFSAQFPPEEWPLRDEETPTAVPRDVEMEIIRRINPDLTVENVARHTAVMKRLEEERAQRSKASSSAQHSARSRRSRGHRKPQGKPSRSHSKTRASRGDPSEGSNLDLGAERGYRAYSSSLARSPRDASFSMERSRARHLAHSNPNIMESHLPITPEWDVSGELAKRRTEMPFPEPSHGPSHSKVHRSHSHTQERKSRNERSDNKAKERSRSMDNSKGPLGAGQIGPPDYFERSPDERDRDRSRYYTDDGTLRASAQATQYSHSRATPPAAKLATPPAAKLTSDPCGPDGGRTLENNKSRDRLPAYDSQKAYSPKHMAEDYFQCNASTEAVLTTPSPLGKPNHDSLPKVKVGCSSDRQTPHPPEYKEDTTKGQNGVSLPMPCQMPEPLPNGRSVQHHNTNSGSMDRRKDIFSKDTLFKPPPNTLPSGYGDGSYSRSSTLRKTPVMSSAEVLDSQEHFEQPGPLLAVPRPPSSGPSGMEQAGSCPAGEASFDYYNVSDDDELEDAASAKQAEQEPKSPEGCAGVGGGGTMQWLLEREKERDLQRRFERNLTFPNPKESDHNNQSQQSAHSARLDSMDSSSVTVDSGFNSPRTRESLASNTSSIVESNRRQNLALSPGHLGIATGNGPPFTFRTIPEPPPTTQPEKLQKPSNCLASITSV
- the LOC106612013 gene encoding storkhead-box protein 2 isoform X2 → MKKTQSTTLRRAWPSSDFSDRASERTRSRSEKDYRLHKHYPPQYICQSPRGYMTSGDVSPISMSPISQSQFIPLGEVLCLAISAMNSARKPVTQEALTEHLATCFPGVPTPTAEILHHTLSMLVRERKIYPTPEGYFIVTPQTYFITPSLIRTSSKWYHLDERIPDRQQQQQQQQQQQQCTSPLSGTITPSTSGCVRDRSHPKNHGDSYNSYRDDPPSHHTTLTRKSPKEHREAYSPHSPHSPHSPHTPTQTQPQPTSTEKTRSTLSFPFKSDTLTKHREGGSSGEKQSKKFGLKLFRLSFKKDKTKQLATFSAQFPPEEWPLRDEETPTAVPRDVEMEIIRRINPDLTVENVARHTAVMKRLEEERAQRSKASSSAQHSARSRRSRGHRKPQGKPSRSHSKTRASRGDPSEGSNLDLGAERGYRAYSSSLARSPRDASFSMERSRARHLAHSNPNIMESHLPITPEWDVSGELAKRRTEMPFPEPSHGPSHSKVHRSHSHTQERKSRNERSDNKAKERSRSMDNSKGPLGAGQIGPPDYFERSPDERDRDRSRYYTDDGTLRASAQATQYSHSRATPPAAKLATPPAAKLTSDPCGPDGGRTLENNKSRDRLPAYDSQKAYSPKHMAEDYFQCNASTEAVLTTPSPLGKPNHDSLPKVKVGCSSDRQTPHPPEYKEDTTKGQNGVSLPMPCQMPEPLPNGRSVQHHNTNSGSMDRRKDIFSKDTLFKPPPNTLPSGYGDGSYSRSSTLRKTPVMSSAEVLDSQEHFEQPGPLLAVPRPPSSGPSGMEQAGSCPAGEASFDYYNVSDDDELEDAASAKQAEQEPKSPEGCAGVGGGGTMQWLLEREKERDLQRRFERNLTFPNPKESDHNNQSQQSAHSARLDSMDSSSVTVDSGFNSPRTRESLASNTSSIVESNRRQNLALSPGHLGIATGNGPPFTFRTIPEPPPTTQPEKLQKPSNCLASITSV
- the LOC106612013 gene encoding storkhead-box protein 2 isoform X3; protein product: MSPISQSQFIPLGEVLCLAISAMNSARKPVTQEALTEHLATCFPGVPTPTAEILHHTLSMLVRERKIYPTPEGYFIVTPQTYFITPSLIRTSSKWYHLDERIPDRQQQQQQQQQQQQCTSPLSGTITPSTSGCVRDRSHPKNHGDSYNSYRDDPPSHHTTLTRKSPKEHREAYSPHSPHSPHSPHTPTQTQPQPTSTEKTRSTLSFPFKSDTLTKHREGGSSGEKQSKKFGLKLFRLSFKKDKTKQLATFSAQFPPEEWPLRDEETPTAVPRDVEMEIIRRINPDLTVENVARHTAVMKRLEEERAQRSKASSSAQHSARSRRSRGHRKPQGKPSRSHSKTRASRGDPSEGSNLDLGAERGYRAYSSSLARSPRDASFSMERSRARHLAHSNPNIMESHLPITPEWDVSGELAKRRTEMPFPEPSHGPSHSKVHRSHSHTQERKSRNERSDNKAKERSRSMDNSKGPLGAGQIGPPDYFERSPDERDRDRSRYYTDDGTLRASAQATQYSHSRATPPAAKLATPPAAKLTSDPCGPDGGRTLENNKSRDRLPAYDSQKAYSPKHMAEDYFQCNASTEAVLTTPSPLGKPNHDSLPKVKVGCSSDRQTPHPPEYKEDTTKGQNGVSLPMPCQMPEPLPNGRSVQHHNTNSGSMDRRKDIFSKDTLFKPPPNTLPSGYGDGSYSRSSTLRKTPVMSSAEVLDSQEHFEQPGPLLAVPRPPSSGPSGMEQAGSCPAGEASFDYYNVSDDDELEDAASAKQAEQEPKSPEGCAGVGGGGTMQWLLEREKERDLQRRFERNLTFPNPKESDHNNQSQQSAHSARLDSMDSSSVTVDSGFNSPRTRESLASNTSSIVESNRRQNLALSPGHLGIATGNGPPFTFRTIPEPPPTTQPEKLQKPSNCLASITSV